A segment of the Sulfitobacter sp. DSM 110093 genome:
ATGGCGTTCCGCTACCAAGGAGGTCGCCAAGCAAGCCCTCAGAGCCGGTAACCGCACCTAAAAGACCCTCGTTCCCAGTTACATCTCCAAGCAGACCTTCATCGGAAAGGATGGGGTCGACAAAGCCGTGATCAGCGTCGGCATCCGCATCAGCATCAGCGTCGGCATCCGCATCAGCGTCGGCATCCGCATCGGCATCAGCGTCGGCGTCTGCATCAGCGTCGGCATCCGCATCTGCATCCGCGTCGGCATCCGCGTCGGCGTCTGCATCAGCATCCGCGTCGGCATCGGCGTCTGCATCCGCATCGGCGTCTGCATCAGCATCCGCGTCTGCATCGGCATCAGCGTCGGCATCCGCATCAGCATCAGCGTCGGCATCCGCATCAGCGTCGGCATCCGCATCGGCATCAGCGTCGGCGTCTGCATCAGCGTCGGCATCCGCATCTGCATCCGCGTCGGCATCCGCGTCGGCGTCTGCATCAGCGTCGGCATCCGCATCAGCGTCGGCATCCGCATCGGCATCAGCGTCGGCGTCTGCATCAGCGTCGGCATCCGCATCTGCATCCGCGTCGGCATCCGCGTCGGCGTCTGCATCAGCATCGGCGTCCGCATCCGCGTCGGCATCGGCGTCTGCATCCGCATCGGCGTCTGCATCAGCATCCGCGTCTGCATCGGCATCAGCGTCCGCGTCGGCATCGGCGTCCGCGTCGGCATCCGCATCGGCATCAGCGTCCGCGTCTGCATCAGCGTCGGCATCCGCATCAGCGTCGGCATCCGCATCAGCGTCCGCGTCGGCATCAGCGTCGGCATCCGCATCGGCATCAGCGTCCGCGTCCGCGTCTGCATCCGCATCAGCGTCTGCATCAGCGTCGGCATCAGCATCCGCATCAGCGTCTGCATCAGCATCGGCGTCCGCATCGGCGTCTGCATCAGCGTCGGCGTCCGCATCTGCATCCGCATCAGCGTCTGCATCAGCGTCGGCGTCCGCATCTGCATCCGCATCAGCGTCGGCATCCGCATCAGCATCGGCGTCCGCATCAGCGTCGGCGTCCGCATCGGCGTCCGCATCGGCGTCAGCGTCCCCATCGTCATCATCTCCACCGCCGCCGCCCGACATTGCCAACCCCAAGCCAGCCAGACCTGCCCCGGCAAGACCAGCCAGCTCTTCTGAGCTGAGTTCTTCTTCGGGCTCGCCTTGAATGTCGACATTGGTGTTATCGCGCAGCGTGAGGCTGTGCAGAGAGCCATCTACTGCAGGTTTATAGAAATCATTGATGGTGATCGTATCACCATTTTTCAATTGCACGGTCAGCGTATCGCCCTGTCTGCTATAACGTGCGATGTCTGACTGAAGCGCGTCGACAGGGACGCTGATCTGTGGTCCGGCTTGTAAAACGGTATCGGCCATGGGGGTAATTCCTCTCTTCACCCCATAACAAGGGCGGCACAGTTAATATCAAAAGTATATAAAACATAACTTTGGTATGTTATCAATCGGATATATGTGCTTTTGACGGTAAAAGCTCCAGGTTAAGGTCCCAGCCTGACGAGTGATGTGTGCGACGTAAGATCAATCCGGCAAGTGGCAGCTGATTGGGTCAGATTGAGAAACAACGCGATATTGATCCAGAGCGACTTATTGCAGACATCACTTAGGGATTCGGGCCAGTGCTAGCTTGTTGGGCGGGATTAAAATCCCGGACAAAGCGGATCGTACAGTCAGGAGAGATATCGGGCCGTGTTGACCTCGAAGGCGACGCGAGAGCAAACAGTAGATTTGTCCAGGAGGCAAACCATTGAAGCCGCTTCAAAGATCTGGTGGTGCTAACCGGGGTACAATGGCAGCGAGCCAATCAATGCTTGTGGATTTTTGCAGACCTACCTTGGTATGTTGATGCCACCGGTTCGTGATGACATCGTGAAGGTCGCTCTAATGTTAAAAGGCCTCATCGGCCTTCTTTGCTGGAGCTCAAAACCAGTTTCGAACCGCAGAGGCCCTTCAACAAGTGTATGTACTTTAATGATCAGCTGAGATTGCCCAATGAACGCTGCTAGATCGCCCGCCCTTAGGACGATGTGAGCATGCACGTGGGGGAGGGTGGCAAAATCCAGGTCGTGTGATGCGGCCTAAACGGGCCTCTGCATACAGCCCTCATAGCGCCGTCCCGAGGGCCGGTTCAACTTTGGTCCGCGTGTCGGATCAGGGCAAGATGTCGACTTATTTGAGAAAAGTCTGGGTAAATTCTCAGTTTTGGTGGAGTATTTACAGAAAAAGCATCGCGATCACTGTCGGCCTAGCGGCCGTAGAACAAGTTCGAGGGGCGCAATATTCTCTGAGCGCCTCAGATCCGAACAGGGACAGAAGGTAGATGAGATCTATGCCATTCGCAGCAAACGATAGTACCAAACCTCATAATTCCACCAAGATCGCAATCGTCGGCATGGCGTTTCGGTTTCCCGGCGCAGAAGACAATCCAGACAGCTTATGGCAGATGCTTTGTGAGCAAGGCACCGGGATTGTTGAGATCCCCAACGAGCGTTTTTCAACCGAAAAGTTCTATGATTCCAACCCCGAAACTCTAGGGAAATCCTATACGAAATGGGCCGGAATCCTGCCGCAGATTGATCAATTTGACCCTAAGTTCTTTGGCCTTGCACCTCGAGAAGCCGCCAGCATGGACCCCCAGCAACGGCTCGTTTTGCAAGCCGTCTATGGGGCACTTGAGAACGCGCACATTAAGATGGATGACGTGGTAAGTCAGCGTACCGGCGTCTTTGTTGGGGTCTCCCAATCTGACTACAAAACCATTCGCGAGATGAACACGGCGGATGAGGAAAAATATGCAGGCACTGGCTATGCAATGTCCATCGTCGCCAACAGGGTGTCTCACCGTCTCAATCTGACGGGTCCCAGCGTATCGGTCGATACGGCCTGTTCATCTTCTTTGGTCGCCTTGGATGAGGGGGTGCGTCATCTGCAGGCGGGCAGTTGCGACATGGCATTCGTCAGCGGCGTGAACGTAATCGCTCACCCTGGGGCTTTCGTCGCTTTCTCAAAAGCTGGCATGCTATCGCCCACAGGACAGTTGTCGGCTTTTGATAAGACGGCAAATGGATATGTGCGAGGTGAGGGGGTAGGGGCATTGCTCCTGAAACCTTTGGATGCGGCTATGCGCGATGGCAACCGTATCCATGCGGTGATCGAAGCCACAGCGGTCAATCAAGATGGCCAGACGGGTACAATGACGGCTCCCAGCCCGGAGGCCCAGATAGATGTTATCGAACAGCTGTTCGCAAAGTCAGGACGTGTCCCATCTGAGGTTGGCTATGCTGAAGCACATGGGACCGGTACGCCGATCGGTGATCCCATTGAAGCAGGGTCCATCGGCCAAGCTATTGGACGACGCATTCCAGACCGCAAATTGTATATTGGCTCAATCAAGCCCAATGTGGGTCACCTTGAATCAGCGGCGGGTATGGCCGGTATCATCAAGGCAGTTCTCTCCCTACAAAAAGGAGAGATCCCGCCCAATCGCCGGTTTGACGATCCCAATCCGGCGATCCCGCTGGATGCACTTAATCTAGAAGTTCCTCGGAACATCACCCCGTTCCCAGCGGTTGGAGGGGAGCGGCGTGCGATCGTAAATTCCTTTGGCTTTGGTGGCACCAATGCCTCTACCCTTATCGCTTCGGCGCCAAGCACGGCGGTAAAGGTTCAAAAAGACACGGCCGCTGCTTTAGTGTCGACTGCTTCACCAACAGATGAGCCTGTTTTGATCCCTTTGACCGCCGCCTCCCCCAAGGCGCTTTCGGGGGCCGCGCGCAATCTTTTGAAGGCCCGCAAAAATGGTCCTTTGGCAGAAGTTTCCCTAAGCCGCTTGGCGGCAAGCTTAGCAGATGGTCCGGCAATGTATTCCTACCGGGCGGTTATCTTATGCAAAACCGAACAGGATCTGCTCTCAGGCCTTGAGGCGCTTAGTGCGGAAGATCTGCCCGATATGTTACCCGAACATGTTCACATAGGGCAGGTCAAACATGCGCCGAAGCTGGTGTTTACCTATTCAGGGCAGGGCAACCAATCATGGGATATGGTGCGTGATTTGATGGCTCATGCGCCTATTTTCAGGGCGGCCATTGAGGATTTTGACGCGGCCTACGCCGCTGTGAGTGGATGGTCAGTGCTGGCAGAAATGGCCAAAGATAAAGAGACCAGTAATATTGATAAGACATGGGTGACCCAGCCCGCTCTTGTTGCTGTGCAGTATGGGTTGTCTGCCTTATGGCGCCACTGGGGTGTTACGCCGAACATAGTCTTGGGCCATAGCGTCGGCGAAGTTGCTGCCACCATTGAGTGTGGGGCCACGTCACTCGAGGATGCGGTCCGTTACTTGTCCAAGCGCAGTACAATTTTGGATCATATAACAAGCATGGGCGCGATGGCTGCAGTGGGGCTGCCGCCAGAGGATGTCGAGGCGATGCTGCCTGACAACGGCCTGATTGATATTGCAGGACGCAATGGGCCGGGGGCTACGACCATAAGTGGTCAAAAGGCTGCGGTTGAGGATTTTGTCGCTCACTTCGAGGCCACTTATCCTGACACCTTCATCCGTTTGTTGAAAATTGATGGCGCTTGGCACTCCTACCAGCTGGAAGAAGCAGAGGACTGGTTGCGACACGAAGTCGGAGAGATCAGCTGGTCTCAGCCTAAAATTGACTTTTTGTCCACTGTGACAGGCAAATTAGAAACCCGCCTAGATTTGGATTATTGCTGGCAAAACCTGCGTCAATCCGTGCGCTACATGGATGCGATTGAGGCCGCAATTGAGATGGGCGCTACGACCTTTCTCGAAATAGGACCCCACACAACACTCAAACCTTTGACCGCGAGCACTGCCCTGGCCTGTGGGGCGGCTATCGATGTGGTTTCATCCATGAGCCATAAGTTTCCTGATCTGGATTATTTTGCAGCCTCGGCAGCTGAGCTTTTTGTACATGGTGTCGAGCTCGACTGGCGGGCCCTTTATGGTCCAGGCGATAGCAGCATTTCGCTTCCAAGCTATGCTTGGGATACTGACCGGTATTGGGCGGATTCCGAGGATTCAAGCTACCAACTCTTCACCTGCGCCGATCATCCTCTTCTGGGGCTACGTACCCGGGGACCAGCAGATGTTTGGGTTCAAGACATCAACATATCCTCCCCCTCTTTTCTTAAAGATCACCGCTATGTGGGAGAGGCATTGTTTCCAGCCGCCGGGTATGTGGATGTTATGCTGGCTGCAGGGCAGGTTTTGTTTCCCGACAAAGTGCTCGAGCTGGAAAACGTTGGCTTTCATAAGGCGCTATTTTTACCTCCTCAGGGGACGGTACAGCTGCAAACGGTCTTTGTATCCGACCGCGGTCGGATCGAAGTAAGCAGCCGGTTGCGAAACAGCAGCGAAGAATGGGTGTTGCGCGCCAGCGCGGTGTTGCGCCCAGTGGATGTGGCCCCACCTGGGAAACTGCAGAAGCTGCATCAAGAGGATGCAAAACTGCGCACCCCGGACATTTCTGCGTTCTACGAAGGGTTAGAGAATGCTGCTGCTGTCACATACGGTCCCGCCTTTGCTACGATTCAAAACCTTGTGGTAGACAGCGATCGCGGCGTTGGCGTGATTGCCGCGCATGAAAGTTGCCGGGCGACTTTAGATAAATATGTGGCCCATCCGGCGCTTTTAGATGGATGTATGCAGACCCTATCGGGGCAGCTTTGGGTCGATAGCGACGTGGCGGCCGAGCATCAGCTCGCGCTGCTACCTACCGGAATTGCACGGGTACGGTGCTATGGTCGTCTGCCTGCGGATGTCACCGCGAACATATCCATTGGGGAGGGCATCTCCTTTGAGCAAGGGCGCGGTAAAATAGATATTGCTGGGGCCGATGGCACTATTTTGTTGAGCGTTTCGGGCTTGAGAGCCAAAGAGATGCCCCAGGCCTCCGCGGTCCAGGAAGACGTGCAAACGCCGCCTGACTTTATTGTCGAGGAACTCGATTTGGTCGATCTGGATCTGAGTTTGAAAGAGACGCCTGGGCGCTGGCTCGTCTTGGGGGAGCAAACAGCGCAAACCGTAGGTCTTATCGAGGCGCTGCAAAAGCAAGGCGCAGATGTTACCCGCTTGGGTCATGATACGCTTGGCGAGGATATCACGGATGCTTTGGCCGATCTCCTCATGCCTGCTGCCAGCAAAGATGATGCAACTCTTGCTATTGAGGGCGTTGTTTTTGCTTGGCCGCTGTCTGCACCGGATTTAGCCGAGGATTGCACACCGGCTGAGATCTATGATGCTGTGCGCGGACCGGTACAAACGCTTCTTGAGATGGGGGTTGCGCTGCATGACATACGGGGGCTTCACGCCTTACCGCGTATCATTATTGCGACCACAAACGTGCGCCCGACTGCTGAAAGCTGTTTGACACCCTCCAGTGTGGCGGGTGCTTCCGTGATGGCCACAATGCGCACCCTTTCAACAGAGCTACCCGAACTTAACTTCCGCCATATCGATGTATCCAAGGGGCACAGCGACATGGAAGCGCGGCTGGCGTCAGCCATTTTGTGCCCGATGGAAGAGACCGAGATCGCACTGCACGGAGACGCGATTTATGCTGCGCGGCTAAAAGTGCGAGCACGCGATGACCTCCCGCAGCGTCAGCTGACCATCGGAGCAGAAGATGCGCACAATTTTAAAGTCACCATGCCCCAGCCTGGGGTCATTGACCGGCTAGATCTTTTTGAATGCCCTCGCCACCCTCTGGGGGCGGATGAGGTCCGCATTAAGGTGCGGGCAGTTGGGTTAAATTTCAGAGACATCATGGCAGTGACGGCCTTGTTGCCAGAAGATGCGGAAGCAGAGCCTGCTTGGCAAAACCTGGGGTTAGAGTTTTCTGGAGATATTGTCGAAGTAGGCGAGAAGGTCACAGCTTTTGCCCTGGGAGACAGGGTTATGGGTATGGGGCGCAATTGCTTGCAGCGTTTTCTTGCGATCAGCGCGGAGGGGTTGATCCCGATGCATGATGCTTTGGATTATGATGCTGCAGTCACAATCCCTTCAGCTTTCGCGACGGCCCATTATGCCCTCAAAGAGGTGGGGCGGTTGTCTGAAGGTGACAAGGTTCTGATCCATGTGGCTACAGGTGGCGTCGGGTTGGCCGCGCTTCAGATTGCTCAAGCCGCAGGGGCAGAAGTGTTCGCAACCGCAGGCAATGACGACAAACGTGCCTTGCTACGCGAGCGAGGTGTCGCGCATGTGATGAACTCGCGCAGCCTCGATTACGCAGATGAAATCATGGCGCTTACCCAAGGCACAGGGGTGGATCTGATCCTGAACTCTCTACCGGGAAGCAATATTGATAAAGGGCTAGACATCCTCGCCCCTTACGGTCGGTTTTTAGAAATCGGCAAACGTGACGTCTATGCGGATCATGCGGTGGGTATGAAGGCCATGCGCCGCAATCAGTCCTTCAATATCATCGATCTCGCCGCCATGGGTACGGAGCGTCCCGAGCTTCTAGCAAGTCAGATGCATGCCGTCATGAGCGATATTCGCGAGGGCCGCTTGCTGCCACTGCCCACAACTAACTTCCCCCTTTCAAAGGTGCGTACCGCCTTTCGCTATATGTCTCAGGCGCAGCATGTGGGCAAAGTGGTGGTGACCTTTGATGAAGAGACGTTTGTCGTCCGCGAAGACCGCGACAAACCAATCACCTTTCGAAAAAATGCTAGCTATCTGATCACCGGCGGGACACGGGGTTTCACCTTGGCGATGGCTGACTGGATGAGCCGCCAGGGAGCGGGTCGGCTATTACTTGCATCTCGGTCAGGGCGGCTGGCAGAAGAAGACAAACCGCTTCTTGAAGCAATGCGCGCGCGTGGCACAGACGTGCGCGAGCAAGTGCTAGATACGACAGATGCCATCGCCGTTCATGATGCCGTACTGACGGCTGCTGGCGATCAAGACAAGCCCCTTGCGGGCATCTTACACGGTGCTGCGGTGATCAAGGACACTCTGATCACCATGATGACGCCAGAAGTTCTGGAGGCGGTTCTAGGGCCTAAAGTCATTGGCGCTTGGGCTTTGCATCAAGCAGAGCAAGCCCTCGATGAGCCTCTTGATTTCCTAATAAGCTTCTCTTCCATATCCCAAACTTTTGGGGCCATGGGGCAAAGCAACTATGTCGCGGCGAATGGCTTTCTGTCCGCTTTGGCGGACTATCGATCGGCGCGTGGTAACCAGGGCGGTACGATAGACTGGGGGGCTATTGCAGATACGGGCTTTGTGGCGCGCGACGAGCAGTTGGCAAGTTATCTTGAGACCTCGGGAATGGCTGGGCTTTACACGGCAGAGGCCGAGGTTGCGCTTGGCACTCTTTTGCGAACCGGGCTGGGGCGGATTTGCTATGGGCGTGGAGACTGGGAGAAAGCGGGTCGAACCAATATAGCGCTCTCACGTGCACCGCGGTTTGCCAGTATGATCAGTGGCAGAGGGCGGGATGATAGTGATCTGGCCAAACGCTTGTCTTCGCTCACGGGCGATGCGCTTGTCGCTGAGATCGCAGGTTTCGTGACAGCCACCTTGTCCGATCTGCTTAAGGTTAGCCTGAGCCCGGACGATCTGGATATGCCCATGAGCGAAGCGGGGTTGGACTCACTCTCCTCATTTGAGCTCAAAATGCGGTTGGAGACAGAACTCGGCGTCTCCATCATGGCGTCGCATTTCCTCAAAGCCCCCACGGTGGGAGAGCTCTCAAAGGTGTTGGCGCATGAGTTTGAAGCCCATCAAGCGCGCCTCGCAGACAATACAGAAGATGGAAAGGATGAAGGGCAGGGGGCATCTGCAGCCATTTACCAAAAACGTGCATTTACAGATGGGCAAGCCGGTATGATTGCTACAACGCTGGCGCGGTTCAGCTCAGCGTCAACACGCCGTGCGTTTGAACATCGCTTGGTGTTTGATGCACCTGAAGGCGTAGAAAGCGGGGATCTGCAAAAAGCAATTTATGCTACATTCATGCAATTCCCTTTGATGGGTTTGACATGCGATATCCCGCGGGGCTCTAAACCTAACTTTGCTCTGGGCGAAGCCCCTCAGCTGACCAGCGGACATTTGAAACCTGAAGAACTTCTGGATGTGGCGCGAGGCGAATTGCTGCGGTTTGGCCAGATCGCCAAAGAATCCGGACTGCAGGTACAGATTGCGATGCATGCCGCTTTGGGCGACGCGCAGGCATTAGAGTTTCTAAAAGACGCACTTTGGGCTGAGCTTTGTGCCGCGCCCACTGCGGTAATTCCTGGCAAGTTTGATGCCTCAGCCCATCTTAGCACGCTTGCTTATCATGCAGACACGCCCCAAGGGCTTCGTGATCGATCCTTTTGGAGCCATGTTTTACGCAAAGTACCGGGCCCAGTGGCCTTTAGTAACCGCGGGCGTGCTTTGGGGCCTGAAGCCATGGGTCGAGATCATGGAGCTGCACAGGTAAAGGACGGTCATCTAAAGAACACCTTGTCGGAGGCGGATATGTTGCTGGCCTACGCAGGTGCTCTGCAAAAGGCCAAAAACGGGGCGCAAGCCGTTGTGATCGCAAGAGATGTATCAGCTCGTCCGTCGGGCATGGCCGAAGGTTTTGGCCCCTTTACGGCCACTTTGCCGATCATCGTTCCAGTCAATGAACGCAATGAGTGGGAGGCCGCAGACTTCAAGCGCATTCTGTCTGCGAGCAATGATCACATCGCTTTTGATGTATTCAACGCAGCAGAGGAATTCGACGGGCGACTTCAGGCCTCAGGAGCACGTCTGAACCAGATCGGCTTCGCCTTGCAAAACCAATTGCCACCTTCACGCGACGGCGCCACATACAACGATGTACGGCTAGATGTGGCGGCCAACGAAAAGGGGACATCCTATCAATTTACCTTTGATAGCGCGGTGGTCACAGAGGTAGAGCAGCAAGCTATTATCGCTGCGTTTGAAGCACAACTGGAAGGCATGCTGGTTTCTCCGAACCGTGCGCCGGTAGATGCCGTGGTTGCAAGCTAGCAAGCATGAAAATACCTATAAAAATGCCCTCTGCAGCTATGAAGACGGCCGGCACTCATGCGTGTTAAGCACAAGGCGCATGAGGGTCGCTTAAGCACGCGTCGGATCGCACATTATATCGTCACCCATGATGTGATGTTTTTCATGCTGGGAGCTGTGATCTTACTGATCGCCAGCCTCGGCCTGCTACGCTTAAGCTTTTCCAGTGATAACCGTGATTTTTTTGGTGCAAGCAACCCAGATATAAACGCTGTTCTCCAACTCGAGGATACCTATTCAAAATCTGACACGCTGATTTTCGCCGTCGTGGGCGAGGAAGATATATGCACACCGCAAGGTTTGACGCGGCTGAGAGCCTTCACCGAAGAAGCTTGGTTGCTACCTGATGTGTTGCGGGTGGATTCTGTAGCCAATTTTAACCACAGCTATGCAGATGGCGATGATATCATCATCGAGCCATTGCTCTCCGAAGATACCGATTTGGGCCCGGAAGATGCGCAACGAGTCAAAGACATCGCATTGACGTCGACTGAGTTGGTGCATCGCTTGGTCGCGCCTGATTGCAATGCTTTTGGCATCTTTATTGACCTTGTCCCCTCTGAGAATGCGTCAATCGACCGATTGGACATGGCAGAACGTGCGCGCGCGCTAAAAGCCGACTGGCAGGCACGCGCCCCTGACTTGAATATACATGTCAGTGGCGGGGTCATTGGGGGTGTCTCCATCAATGAGGCGGCGCAACGGGATATGCGCCAACTGGTGCCCCTGTCCTTTGCGGTGGTGACGCTTTTGATGTTGCTGGGATTAGGCACGATCAGCGGATGGCTGGCAACAACCCTTGTGACCTTAGGCGGCACGCTCGCGACCTTAGGCTTTGCTGGTTGGATGGGCATCGCGCTTATCCCTGCTACGGCAACCAGCCCATTGGCCGTCATGGTGTTGATTACGGCGTCTTGTGTGCATGTGGTCTTGGGATGGGCGCGCCGCATGGCACAAAATCAAGATCGCTTGCGAGCGACTTATGAGGCGGTGGAAGAAAACCTCACCGCAGTGTCAGTCACCAATATTACGACCGCCATCGGGTTCTTATGTTTGAACTTCTCTGAATCGCCTCCCCTGGCCCAAATGGGAACTATCGTGGCCTTTGGCATTGTTGTTGGCTGGCTGCTCACAGGAATGTTCTTACCGTTGATTTTGCGGCGGGCCCCGGCTTTGTGTTTCAAACCAGTACATATTCCTGGGCATCAATTGGAAAAGCTTGCGTCTTTTGCCCTGCACAAGCGTGGATTGGTGAGCCTATTTGGCCTCGCGACGGTGCTTGCTTTACTCGGCCTCTCCCAGATCCGGTTCAACGATAGCGCGCTTCGATACTTCGATGAGAGTTTTAGCTTCCGTACGGATAATGATGCCATTGAGGAGCATCTAACTGGTATGGAGAGCGTGCATTTTTCCTTTCAAGCGCCGGAAGGTCACAGTGTTTTCTCTCCAGAGTTTTTGAGCCGTGTCGACAATTTTACAAACTGGGTGCGCACGCAAGATAAAGTCCTTTTTGTAGGCACGGTAACAGACGTCTTGAAACGACTTAACCAAACCTTGGATGGGGGGGCGCAAGACAGCTATCAATTAGCTCCGACACAGCAGGGCAATGCCCAAGCTATGATGCTATACGAATTGTCGCTGCCCGTTGGGCAAGACATGAACCAGATGATGAATATTGACCGGAGTAAAACCCGTCTGACGGTGGTCCTACGCGGGGCGGATGGTCAAGATATTGCTCAATTTGCGCAGCGTTCTGAGGCTTGGTTGCGCGAGAATGAGCCCCAAATCGCGACTGATGCCGTAGGGGTCGGGGTCGCGTTCTCCAAGCTCACACAGCGCAACAATCAGGCAATGATCTATGGTATGCTAACAGTACTGGTGTTGGTCTCGGCCTTGATGACGTTGTCATTGCGAAATCTACGCTTGGGGCTGATCAGTCTTGTGCCAAATGTTGTGCCTGCCATTCTCGCTTTCGGCCTGTGGGGGTGGCTGATCGGCGATGTCAATCTGGGGTCTACTGTGGTGACAACCATGACCTTTGGCATTGTTGTGGATGATACGGTGCACATCATGATACATTACAACCGTCATCGTCGCCGTGGTTTGGACCGCGAAGCCGCCTTACGTCTGACGTTTCGGACCGTAGGTACGGCTCTCATGGTCACGTCTGTCGCAATCAGTAGCGGGTTCTTTATCATGACCCAGAGCGGTTTTTTGATCAACCAGCACCTTGGAGGCTTAACGACCATTGTTATTGTGCTGGCGCTCTTCACAGACCTAATCTTGTTACCTGCCGTTCTCGAAAGGACAAAGCTATGATATTCAAGAAATTGCTTATACCGCTTGTGATTATCTGCTCGAGCGCTGCTTCGGGATTTGCACAAGACGCGCAAAAAGGACAACAGATTGCACAGCGTGCAGAAGCTGCCGGAAACGGCTATGGTGACTTTGCTGTGCAAGGGGATATGACCTTGCGCACGGCAGGGGGCGCCACCAGTAAACGCCGCTTTGCAGCAAAGAACTTAGAGCTAAACGGCGGTCGTGCCACACGCTACATGATGGTGTTTGATTGGCCGGGTGATATCCGGGGAACAGCTTTGCTTACCCACTCATTCGACACCAAACAAGACAGCCAATGGCTGTACCTCCCTGCCGCAAGCCGGGTGAAGAAAATATCTGGGAGCGGACGTTCGGGCTCATTCGTCGGCAGTGAGTTTTCCTATGAAGATATGGTCGAGCAAGATGCATCCAGCTACCGGCATGTGTGGCTAAGGGATGAAGCCTGCCCCAATGGCGCGGGCACCTGCCATCTCTTGCAACGGACCCCCGTCTACAAATCAGGATACTCTCAGCAAGCAGTATGGATAGATACAAATGCTCTGCGATATCAGCTGATTCAGTACTACAATCGCCAAGGGCAGCTGAATAAAACGCTCACCATGAAAAATTATAAGAAATACAAAGGCCGTTTTTGGCGCCCGTCACAAATGACGATGGTCAACCACCTGACTGGGAAGAGTACAACGTTGAACTGGAAGAACTACCGGTTCAATATAGGGCTTCAACCCAATCAACTGACCCGGGAGGCTATGACCCGCGCGCAGTGAAACGGCTTTTTTAAATGCTTCTGCCTCCTGGGTGATATGTCCCGGGCAGCGCTCAAAGGTTTGTTTGCAAAGCATCACGCGAGTAGATACGGCGACGCAGCAGCGCAGTGGAAGGCTAATATGAATAAAGTGCTCGTAACCGGCGGCGCCGGATATATTGGCTCGCATGCGTGTAAGGCATTGAAAGCTGCGGGCTTCACACCTGTTACTTTTGATAATCTCGTAACCGGGTGGCGCGACGCGGT
Coding sequences within it:
- a CDS encoding BapA prefix-like domain-containing protein; translated protein: MADTVLQAGPQISVPVDALQSDIARYSRQGDTLTVQLKNGDTITINDFYKPAVDGSLHSLTLRDNTNVDIQGEPEEELSSEELAGLAGAGLAGLGLAMSGGGGGDDDDGDADADADADADADADADADADADADADADADADADADADADADADADADADADADADADADADADADADADADADADADADADADADADADADADADADADADADADADADADADADADADADADADADADADADADADADADADADADADADADADADADADADADADADADADADADADADADADADADADADADADADADADADADADADADADADADADADADADADADADADADADADADADADADADADADADADADADADADADADADADADADADADADADADADADADADADADADADADADADADADHGFVDPILSDEGLLGDVTGNEGLLGAVTGSEGLLGDLLGSGTPLGDVGEELLGQPVIGGGEISEDTGLVDGVIADDGLLGPVTGNEGILGDVTGSEGLLGDLVGNDGVLSDLTGADGLVGGLVGTGTLGATDGDGGDGGLLDGLLGGEGGEDGLLGGLLGGDSGLLDGVTGEDGLVGGLLGGDSGLLDGVIGEDGLVGGLLGGDSGLLDGVIGEDGLLGGLLGGDSGLLDGVTGEDGLVGGLLGGDSGLLDGVTGEDGLVGGLLGGDSGLLDGVTGEDGLVGGLLGGDSGLLDGVTGEDGLVGGLLGGDSGLLDGVTGEDGLLGGLLGGDSGLLDGVTGEEGLVGGLLGGDSGLLDGVIGEDGLVGGLLGGLGGGQDDIV